One Solea senegalensis isolate Sse05_10M linkage group LG21, IFAPA_SoseM_1, whole genome shotgun sequence DNA segment encodes these proteins:
- the myo5b gene encoding unconventional myosin-Vb isoform X3, with the protein MSVDELYTKFTRVWIPDPEDVWTAAEITKDYKLGETVLHLKLEDETPVEYPIGPKSNALPFLRNPDILVGENDLTALSYLHEPAVLHNLKVRFLESNHIYTYCGIVLVAINPYDQLQIYGEEVINAYSGQNMGDMDPHIFAVAEEAYKQMARDERNQSIIVSGESGAGKTVSAKYAMRFFATVGGSANDTNVEEKVLASSPIMEAIGNAKTTRNDNSSRFGKYIQIGFSRHYHIIGANMRTYLLEKSRVVFQAEDERNYHIFYQLCASASLPEFKDLNLTSAEDFTYASLGENIFIEGVNDAEDFKKTREAFSLLGVKESTQSNIFKVMASILHLGNIEICSDRDGEMCHISKGDSHLSDFCKLLGVEHKQMEHWLCHRKLATTSETYVKAMSHKQASNARDALAKHIYARMFDWIVEHINLALHTSSKQHSFIGVLDIYGFETFEINSFEQFCINYANEKLQQQFNSHVFKLEQEEYMKEQIPWTLIDFYDNQPCIDLIEARLGILDLLDEECKVPKGTDTNWAQKLYKQHSDSAHFQKPRMSNMSFIIIHFADQVEYQCDGFLEKNRDRVYEEQINILKASQSQLVADLFHEKNDAPSTKSSKVNVRAAKMAPRAPNKEHRKTVGLQFRSSLQLLMETLNATTPHYVRCIKPNDFKEAFTFDSRRAVQQLRACGVLETIRISAAGYPSRWTYLDFFSRYRVLMKKSDLMSSDRKLVCRKLLETLIKDSDMFQFGKTKIFFRAGQVAYLEKLRADKFRAACIMIQKTVRGWLQRVRYRKIHKMAITLQRYGRGYLSRRYAEYLRLTRAAIVCQKQYRMVRDRRAYLRTRQAVITIQAYAKGMFTRRIYWEFLLHHKAMIIQKNVRGWMQRRKFRRARNAAIIIQCAFRRMRAKRQLKQLKIEARSAEHLKNLNTGMENKIVQLQRKMDDQSKDYKAQNVKLQQVNTTLESEVSKMHKELEMIRGQQGDGGQLTSMQKELERLRKELQEAHAQRKKLEEEHGSEKMSLQQRVEELETENALLKSEKEEMNQKIRQQVKTSAEDSNASQREVSLQSELDAERLRYQNLLKEFSKVELRCENLKEELSLTKFQPGHRRNESNQSSLESDSNFPSVSMSEVGDTEDSIQLVEEMGMEKAAMDISLFMKLQKRVRELEQEKKRLQSTVDKMEDLAKRRGSEARSPTSDQEAADLTYNNLKREELESENKKLKDDLNTLRKNIAERAAENNTNNELQDSYNLLLSQLKAANEELDARKEEVLILRTQIVSSAQRQEQNEQVQQSENVPNVSEVPDIPVVPEDKEEALKAYQGLAESKRLLESQLQSLTRQHKDELDALHTQIELLKDDIEKKQELLSYTMSLSPEAQVEYSIQQEITRLTNDNLDLKELVEKLEKNERKLKKQLRIYMKKVQELEAAQAAALSSRSRPELTRQVTVQRKEKDFEGMLEYDKEDEVFLLKSLITDMKPTSVSATVPCLPAYILFMCIRHADYINDDQKVESLLTSTINAIKKVLKKNSDDFEMTSFWLANTSRLLHCLKQYSGDEAFMTQNSPKQNEHCLKNFDLAEYRQVLSDLSIQIYQQLIKVAEGIIQPMIVSAMLESESIPSLAAVKPTGYRNRSSSMDMDSGGPSSYTLEALIRQLGQFQSMMSEHGLDPEIVGQVIRQLFHCINAITLNNLLLRKDVCSWSKGMQLRYNTSQMEEWLRSHNLYQSKAAESLEPIIQAAQLLQVKKKTTQDAEAICSLCSALTTQQIVKLLNLYTPLNEFEERVTVSFIRNIQNRLQERNDPPQLLVDTKHTFPVLFPYTPSALSLDGMHIPASLGLDFLVRV; encoded by the exons ATGTCTGTGGACGAGCTGTACACAAAg TTCACTCGGGTTTGGATCCCAGACCCTGAAGATGTGTGGACCGCTGCAGAGATCACCAAAGATTACAAATTGGGAGAGACCGTTCTTCATCTCAAATTGGAAGATGAGACG CCTGTGGAATATCCCATCGGTCCAAAGAGTAACGCTCTTCCTTTCCTACGTAATCCTGACATCCTGGTGGGGGAGAATGACCTCACAGCTCTTAGTTACCTGCACGAACCTGCTGTGCTGCACAACCTCAAAGTCCGCTTCCTGGAGTCCAACCACATCTACACATACTGCG GTATTGTCTTGGTGGCCATCAACCCGTATGACCAGCTGCAGATTTATGGAGAGGAGGTCATCAATGCCTACAGCGGGCAGAACATGGGGGACATGGACCCTCATATCTTTGCTGTAGCTGAAGAAGCTTACAAGCAGATGGCCAG GGACGAGAGGAATCAGTCCATTATCGTGAGTGGAGAATCTGGAGCAGGAAAGACAGTTTCTGCAAAGTATGCTATGCGTTTCTTCGCTACAGTGGGAGGTTCGGCTAACGACACAAATGTAGAGGAGAAAGTGCTGGCCTCCAGTCCCATCATGGAG GCCATTGGAAACGCAAAGACCACCCGAAACGACAACAGCAGTCGCTTCGGAAAGTACATTCAGATCGGGTTTAGCCGACACTACCACATCATTGGTGCCAACATGCGGACGTATTTGCTGGAGAAGTCAAGGGTTGTTTTCCAg GCTGAGGACGAGAGGAATTATCACATCTTCTATCAGCTCTGTGCCTCTGCAAGTTTACCGGAGTTCAAAGACCTGAATCTCA CCAGTGCAGAGGACTTCACCTACGCGTCCTTAGGCGAGAACATCTTTATTGAAGGAGTGAATGATGCTGAGGACTTTAAAAAGACCAGAGAGGCCTTCAGCCTGCTGG GAGTGAAGGAGAGCACTCAGAGCAACATCTTCAAAGTAATGGCCTCCATTCTTCATCTGGGGAACATAGAGATCTGCTCCGATAGAGACGGAGAGATGTGTCACATCTCG aAGGGCGACTCCCACCTGAGCGACTTTTGCAAACTGCTGGGGGTGGAGCACAAGCAGATGGAGCACTGGCTGTGTCACCGGAAGCTCGCCACAACCTCGGAGACGTACGTGAAGGCCATGTCCCACAAACAGGCAAGCAACGCCCGCGATGCCCTCGCCAAACACATCTATGCGCGCATGTTTGACTGGATCGTGGAGCACATCAACTTGGCCCTGCATACATCCTCCAAACAGCACTCCTTTATAGGCGTCCTGGACATCTACGG GTTTGAGACGTTCGAGATCAACAGTTTTGAACAGTTCTGCATCAATTATGCCAACGAGAAACTTCAGCAGCAGTTTAACTCT catgtgtttaagctggagcaggaggagtACATGAAGGAGCAGATTCCCTGGACACTGATCGACTTCTATGACAACCAGCCGTGTATTGACCTGATTGAGGCTCGACTCGGCATCCTGGACCTGCTGGACGAGGAGTGTAAG GTTCCGAAGGGAACAGACACAAACTGGGCTCAGAAGCTCTACAAGCAGCACAGCGACAGCGCTCACTTCCAGAAACCACGCATGTCCAACATGTCCTTCATCATCATACACTTCGCCGACCAG GTGGAGTATCAGTGCGACGGTTTTCTGGAGAAGAACAGAGACAGGGTGTATGAGGAGCAGATCAACATCCTGAAGGCCAGCCAG TCCCAGCTCGTCGCAGATCTGTTTCACGAGAAGAACGACGCACCCTCCACAAAGTCCTCCAAGGTTAATGTCCGCGCGGCAAAGATGGCGCCCAGAGCTCCGAACAAGGAGCACAGGAAGACCGTTGGACTCCAG TTCCGCAGTTCCCTCCAGCTTCTCATGGAGACGCTGAACGCCACAACACCACACTACGTCCGCTGCATCAAACCCAATGACTTCAAGGAGGCATTTAC CTTTGACTCGAGGCGAGCGGTGCAGCAGCTCCGAGCGTGTGGTGTTCTGGAGACGATCCGGATCAGTGCGGCCGGATATCCTTCCAG GTGGACGTACCTGGACTTTTTCAGCAGGTATCGAGTGTTGATGAAGAAATCTGACTTGATGTCATCAGACAGGAAGCTGGTGTGTAGAAAACTGCTGGAGACTCTTATCAAG GATTCTGACATGTTCCAGTTCGGAAAGACAAAGATCTTCTTCCGCGCGGGTCAGGTTGCGTACCTCGAGAAGCTGCGTGCCGATAAGTTCCGCGCGGCGTGCATCATGATCCAGAAGACCGTCCGCGGATGGCTGCAGAGAGTCCGGTACCGAAAGATCCACAAGATGGCCATCACCCTGCAGCGATACGGCCGAGGATACCTGTCCcgcag GTATGCCGAGTACCTGCGTTTGACTCGAGCGGCGATTGTCTGTCAGAAACAGTATCGCATGGTGAGAGATCGACGGGCGTATCTAAGAACGAGACAGGCGGTCATCACCATCCAGGCCTATGCCAAAGGAATGTTTACACGCAGGATTTACTGGGAg TTCCTCCTGCACCACAAGGCCATGATCATCCAGAAGAATGTCCGCGGCTggatgcagaggaggaagttCAGGCGGGCACGTAACGCTGCCATCATCATCCAGTGTGCGTTCAGACGAATGAGAGCCAAGAGGCAACTGAAGCAGCTGAAGATCGAGGCGCGGTCGGCAGAACATCTGAAGAATCTGAACACGGGCATGGAGAACAAGATTGTCCAGCTGCAGAGGAAGATGGACGACCAG TCCAAAGATTACAAAGCTCAGAACGTGAAGCTACAGCAGGTGAACACCACGCTGGAGTCAGAGGTCAGCAAAATGCACAAGGAGCTGGAGATGATACGAGGTCAGCAGGGCGATGGAGGTCAGCTGACATCTATGCAGAAGGAGCTGGAGCGGCTGAGGAAGGAGCTTCAGGAGGCACACGCACAAAGGAAGAAGTTGGAGGAGGAGCACGGCAGTGAGAAGATGTCCCTACAGCAG AgggtggaggagctggagacaGAAAACGCTCTGCTCAAGAGTGAGAAGGAAGAAATGAACCAGAAGATCCGTCAGCAGGTGAAGACCTCTGCAG agGACAGTAATGCATCTCAAAGAGAGGTGTCCCTTCAGTCGGAGTTGGACGCAGAAAGACTGAGATACCAGAATCTGCTCAAAGAATTTTCTAAAGTGGAGCTGAGATGCGAAAACCTGAAGGAGGAGCTGTCCCTGACCAAG TTCCAACCTGGCCACCGGAGGAATGAGTCCAATCAGAGCAGCCTGGAGTCAGACTCTAATTTCCCATCTGTGTCCATGTCAGAGGTTGGAGACACAGAAGACTCAATTCAGCTGGTGGAG gAAATGGGGATGGAGAAAGCGGCGATGGACATCAGTCTGTTTATGAAGCTGCAGAAACGTGTGCGTGagctggagcaggagaagaagaggctgCAAAGCACCGTGGACAAGATGGAGGATCTCGCCAAGCGCAgg GGCTCGGAGGCCAGGAGTCCAACCTCGGATCAGGAGGCCGCAGATCTGACGTACAACAACCTCAAG agagaggagctgGAGTCGGAGAACAAGAAACTGAAGGACGACCTGAACACGCTGAGGAAGAACATCGCCGAGCGTGCGGCtgagaacaacacaaacaatgagcTGCAGGACAGCTACAACCTGCTGCTCAGTCAACTCAAAGCAGCCAACGAGGAGCTGGACGCCCGCAAAGAGGAGGTGCTGATCCTCAGGACTCAGATCGTCAGCTCTGCCCAGCGACAGGAGCAGAACGAACAAGTG cagcagagtgagaaCGTTCCCAACGTTTCCGAGGTTCCTGACATTCCTGTAGTTCCCGAGGACAAAGAGGAGGCCCTCAAAGCGTATCAAGGACTGGCCGAGTCCAAACG GCTCCTGGAGTCGCAGCTGCAGTCTCTGACACGGCAGCACAAAGATGAGTTGGACGCTCTCCACACTCAGATCGAGCTGTTGAAGGACGACATTGAGAAGAAACAGGAGCTGCTCAGTTACACCATGTCTCTTTCCCCGGAGGCTCAGGTGGAATACAGCATCCAGCAGGAGATCACACGACTCACCAACGACAACCTG GACCTCAAGGAGCTGGTAGAAAAACTGGAGAAGAACGAGAGGAAACTGAAGAAGCAGCTGAGGATCTACATGAAGAAGGTCCAGGAGCTGGAAG CGGCTCAAGCAGCAGCCCTGAGCAGCAGATCAAGGCCAGAGCTGACTCGTCAGGTGACGgttcagaggaaggagaaggacTTTGAAGGAATGCTGGAGTACGACAAGGAGGATGAGGTCTTCCTGTTAAAGTCGCTCATCACAG ACATGAAGCCCACCTCCGTGTCGGCGACCGTCCCCTGCCTGCCGGCGTACATCCTCTTCATGTGCATCCGCCACGCTGACTACATCAACGACGACCAGAAGGTGGAGTCTCTGCTCACCTCCACCATCAACGCCATCAAGAAGGTCTTGAAG AAAAACAGCGACGACTTCGAGATGACGTCCTTCTGGTTGGCCAACACGAGTCGTCTGCTCCACTGCCTGAAGCAGTACAGCGGCGATGAG GCGTTTATGACGCAGAACTCGCCGAAGCAGAACGAGCACTGTCTGAAGAACTTCGACCTGGCCGAGTACCGGCAGGTGCTGAGCGACCTGTCCATCCAGATCTACCAGCAGCTCATCAAGGTCGCCGAGGGCATCATCCAGCCCATGATCG TGTCGGCCATGTTGGAAAGTGAGAGCATTCCCAGCCTTGCGGCGGTGAAGCCGACCGGCTACAGGAACCGCTCGTCCAGCATGGACATGGACAGCGGCGGCCCAAGCAGCTACACTCTGGAGGCGCTGATCAGACAGCTGGGACAGTTCCAAAGTATGATGAGTGAACACGGGCTGGACCCCGAGATCGTGGGTCAGGTGATCCGTCAGCTGTTCCACTGCATCAACGCCATCACGCTCAACAACCTGCTGCTGCGCAAAGACGTGTGCTCCTGGAGCAAGGGCATGCAGCTGAG GTATAACACCAGTCAGATGGAGGAGTGGCTGCGGAGTCATAATCTGTACCAGAGTAAAGCGGCAGAGTCTCTGGAGCCGATCATTCAAGCCGCGCAACTGCTGCAGGTCAAGAAGAAAACCACTCAGGACGCAGAGGCCATCTGCTCGCTGTGCTCCGCCCTCACCACACAGCAG ATTGTTAAGTTGTTGAATCTCTACACGCCGCTGAACGAGTTTGAGGAGCGAGTCACTGTGTCCTTCATCAGAAACATACAG AATCGTCTCCAGGAGAGGAACGATCCCCCTCAGCTGCTCGTCGACACCAAACACACGTTCCCGGTCCTCTTCCCGTACACGCCGTCGGCTCTGAGCCTGGACGGGATGCACATCCCTGCCTCCCTCGGCCTCGACTTCCTCGTCAGAGTCTAA